In a single window of the Methanolobus psychrophilus R15 genome:
- a CDS encoding ATP-dependent DNA helicase: MSTPASQLITIPEGKTLEFKRDISSPKNIIKTLVAFANTAGGRLLIGVEDGTKEIIGVSDPLDEEERLCSLIADNIAPRLVPDVELMTVEGKTLLGVEVYPSGSRPHWVKSEGHFDGVYVRLGSTNRKADRELIAELQRSALGISFDEMAMPDLSFENLDIDAAKKRFAGVRELNEEELITLKLLAREQGRLVPTTGAMLLFGKQRDFHFPDAWIQCGRFKGKDKAYIFDHNEINEDLPGSVESVMLFLKKHAFKGADFSEIRRKDMWSIPLTILREALVNAIVHADYSQRGAPIRVSFFDDRIEIENPGILLPGMTIEDVKQGVSRIRNRVIARVFRELDLIEQWGSGFRRILKDAEELGLLQPELIEIGMRVRFIVYLAESIEVETATPVTAEVEPRLKSRLKSRLKSELAAKVIVLLANGEESKAELASGLSHKTVSGELHKQIRNLLELDYIEMTIPDKPRSSKQKYNLTPKGRALLTQENKEENE; encoded by the coding sequence ATGAGTACGCCAGCCTCTCAACTCATTACCATTCCAGAGGGCAAGACGCTGGAGTTCAAGCGTGATATCTCCTCGCCAAAGAACATCATCAAGACGCTTGTGGCATTTGCAAACACTGCCGGAGGGCGTTTGCTGATAGGGGTGGAGGATGGAACAAAGGAGATAATAGGTGTTTCAGATCCACTTGATGAAGAAGAGAGGCTTTGCAGTCTTATTGCTGATAATATTGCTCCCCGACTTGTTCCAGATGTTGAGCTGATGACGGTGGAGGGTAAGACCTTGCTGGGCGTTGAAGTATATCCCAGTGGTTCACGTCCGCATTGGGTCAAGAGTGAAGGCCATTTTGATGGTGTTTATGTAAGGCTTGGTTCCACTAACAGGAAGGCTGACAGGGAGCTTATTGCCGAGCTTCAGAGAAGTGCTTTAGGTATTTCTTTTGATGAGATGGCTATGCCTGATCTCTCTTTTGAAAATCTTGATATTGACGCTGCTAAAAAGCGCTTTGCAGGAGTACGTGAGCTGAACGAAGAGGAATTGATCACTCTTAAGCTCTTGGCCCGGGAGCAGGGCAGACTGGTTCCGACCACTGGCGCGATGCTGCTTTTCGGAAAACAGAGGGATTTTCATTTCCCTGATGCATGGATTCAGTGCGGACGCTTCAAAGGAAAGGATAAGGCATACATTTTCGACCATAACGAGATTAATGAAGACCTTCCAGGTTCTGTTGAATCAGTGATGCTGTTTTTGAAGAAACATGCTTTCAAAGGTGCCGATTTCTCAGAGATTCGGCGTAAGGACATGTGGAGCATTCCCCTTACTATCCTACGTGAGGCTCTTGTGAATGCCATCGTCCATGCGGACTATTCCCAGAGAGGTGCACCTATCAGGGTGTCCTTCTTTGATGACAGGATAGAGATAGAGAACCCCGGTATCCTACTTCCAGGCATGACCATCGAGGATGTCAAGCAGGGTGTCTCAAGGATCAGGAATCGCGTTATTGCCAGGGTCTTCAGGGAACTTGACCTGATCGAGCAATGGGGTAGTGGTTTCCGCCGTATCCTGAAGGATGCTGAAGAACTCGGACTTCTCCAGCCGGAACTAATTGAAATCGGCATGAGAGTAAGGTTCATTGTCTACCTGGCGGAATCCATAGAGGTTGAAACTGCCACTCCTGTCACGGCTGAAGTTGAGCCGCGGCTAAAGTCACGGCTAAAGTCACGGCTAAAGTCTGAACTTGCGGCTAAAGTAATTGTGCTTCTGGCCAATGGTGAAGAAAGTAAAGCCGAACTTGCTTCCGGACTGAGCCACAAGACCGTATCCGGTGAACTCCACAAACAGATCAGGAACCTCCTGGAACTCGATTACATCGAAATGACCATCCCCGACAAACCCCGCAGCAGCAAGCAGAAATACAACCTGACACCCAAAGGCCGTGCACTCTTAACTCAAGAAAACAAGGAGGAGAATGAATGA